The Marinobacter sp. ANT_B65 genome has a segment encoding these proteins:
- the flhF gene encoding flagellar biosynthesis protein FlhF — MKVKRFFAKSMAEALKQISEQMGPDAVILSNRRVDGGVEIVSALDYDENMARQSLGEKASEATNGARLAEMQAEKHRKLEDELSRSRTRIQDVREKRAVRSQGYAEASFSGLHEAKNEGFEEPVVASAGSSTDYSGELASMRAEISSLRDLMSGSRGEPEKTGVNAVQQRLAERLQEFGLSPDLAGSLSRRHKGGKLDDGWKQALKMLVAGVRTPAQEWLDEGGVYALVGPTGSGKTTTIGKLAARYVLKHGADSLALVTTDRYRVAAHEQLFVFGRILNVPVRVVDESHTLDDILDELSDRHLVLIDTAGLTSSDKGYQEQLTELARSHHKVRTHLVVSATSQPRIMKSVWHCYKMANLTGCVMTKIDEALTLGESLGFVMETGLPVAYYTNGQKIPGDLHHAEAVPLVRLAVERLKTLQQQAAAELPSGADRPRETA, encoded by the coding sequence ATGAAAGTGAAACGTTTTTTTGCCAAAAGCATGGCTGAAGCGCTGAAACAGATCAGTGAGCAGATGGGGCCAGATGCTGTCATCCTTTCTAACCGGCGGGTAGACGGGGGCGTTGAAATTGTCTCTGCGCTGGATTACGACGAAAATATGGCGCGCCAGAGTCTTGGCGAAAAAGCCAGTGAGGCTACCAACGGTGCCCGGCTTGCCGAAATGCAGGCAGAAAAGCACCGTAAGCTGGAAGATGAGCTAAGCCGGTCCCGTACGCGTATTCAGGATGTTCGCGAAAAACGGGCTGTGCGCAGCCAGGGCTATGCAGAAGCTTCGTTTTCTGGACTGCATGAGGCAAAGAACGAAGGCTTTGAGGAGCCCGTCGTCGCGAGCGCCGGCAGCAGTACAGATTATTCCGGTGAGCTGGCCAGTATGCGTGCCGAAATCAGTTCGCTACGGGATCTGATGAGCGGCTCTCGTGGTGAACCGGAAAAGACTGGCGTTAACGCAGTCCAGCAACGGCTTGCTGAACGGTTGCAGGAGTTCGGCCTGAGCCCGGATCTGGCCGGCTCTCTCTCTCGTCGACACAAAGGCGGAAAACTGGATGACGGCTGGAAGCAGGCTTTGAAAATGCTTGTTGCCGGTGTGCGTACACCCGCACAGGAGTGGCTGGATGAGGGCGGCGTTTATGCATTGGTCGGCCCCACGGGCTCCGGGAAAACCACCACGATCGGGAAACTTGCTGCCCGTTATGTGCTGAAACATGGAGCTGACTCTTTGGCCCTTGTCACCACAGATCGTTACCGGGTTGCTGCCCATGAGCAGCTTTTTGTATTTGGCCGGATTCTGAATGTGCCGGTTCGGGTCGTGGACGAAAGCCATACCCTGGATGATATTCTTGACGAGCTTTCGGATCGCCATCTAGTGCTGATTGATACTGCGGGGCTGACCAGCTCCGACAAAGGTTATCAGGAACAGCTGACGGAGCTGGCCCGTAGTCACCACAAGGTGCGTACCCACCTCGTAGTTTCCGCAACCAGCCAGCCGCGTATTATGAAATCCGTATGGCATTGCTATAAGATGGCAAATCTAACGGGTTGTGTGATGACAAAAATTGACGAGGCTTTGACTCTGGGTGAATCTCTTGGCTTTGTGATGGAAACCGGGTTGCCGGTGGCCTATTACACAAACGGGCAAAAAATCCCCGGAGACCTGCATCATGCTGAAGCTGTTCCGCTTGTGCGGCTGGCTGTCGAGCGCCTCAAAACGCTTCAGCAACAGGCTGCAGCAGAGCTACCGTCAGGTGCGGATCGCCCACGCGAAACGGCATGA
- a CDS encoding MinD/ParA family protein, with product MSRAHPVQVIAVSGGKGGVGKSNVSVNLGIALAQKGRRVVLLDADLGLGNIDVLLGITANRNLQDVLSGECDLKDVLVDGPGGIKIVPASSGTQRMTQLSPLEHAGLINAFSELGDQIDVLIVDTAAGISEAVVSFLRASQELLLVVCDEPTSITDAYALIKLMNRDYATNRFRILANQVSSEQEGRHLFEKLTRVTERFLDVALQYVGMVPYDEAVKKAVQRQKAVLDAYPRAKASLAIKALADKVESWPLPSSPRGHLEFFVERLVEV from the coding sequence ATGAGCAGAGCACATCCGGTACAGGTGATCGCAGTTTCCGGCGGCAAGGGCGGCGTCGGTAAGAGTAATGTGTCGGTTAATCTGGGCATCGCTTTGGCCCAGAAGGGCAGGCGTGTGGTTCTGCTGGATGCTGACCTTGGTCTGGGCAATATCGATGTGCTGCTCGGGATTACGGCTAACCGTAATCTGCAGGATGTGCTGTCGGGCGAGTGCGATCTTAAAGACGTGCTGGTTGACGGCCCGGGCGGTATCAAGATCGTTCCGGCATCTTCCGGCACTCAACGCATGACCCAGCTCAGCCCTCTGGAACATGCAGGCCTGATTAATGCTTTCAGCGAGCTGGGTGATCAGATTGATGTGCTTATTGTGGACACGGCAGCAGGTATTTCCGAGGCGGTTGTAAGCTTTCTTCGGGCTTCCCAGGAGTTGCTGCTGGTGGTTTGCGATGAGCCGACATCCATCACTGATGCTTATGCTCTGATCAAGCTGATGAATCGTGACTACGCCACTAACCGGTTTCGCATTCTTGCCAATCAGGTGAGCAGCGAGCAGGAAGGTCGTCATTTGTTCGAAAAACTGACCCGGGTTACTGAACGCTTTCTGGATGTGGCATTACAATATGTAGGTATGGTGCCTTACGACGAAGCCGTGAAGAAAGCGGTTCAGCGCCAGAAAGCCGTGCTGGACGCTTATCCCCGGGCTAAAGCCTCGCTCGCGATCAAGGCGCTGGCTGACAAAGTTGAGAGCTGGCCTCTACCTTCATCTCCCCGGGGACATCTGGAGTTTTTTGTGGAGCGGCTCGTCGAAGTCTGA
- a CDS encoding RNA polymerase sigma factor FliA: MTLTKNLGIYNQSGVKSSSELIEAHAPLVKKIALHLLARLPASVQLDDLMQAGMIGLLEAAQRYSSTKGATFETYAGIRIRGSMVDEIRKGDWVPRSVHRNARRVSQAIRTVENRMGREAQDAEVAEELGMELSEYHSTLSDASSGRLFSLDELNESGDLPIEETETRDNPLDGLASDSFRSSLAAAIEQLPEREKLVLSLYYQEELNLKEIGAVLGVSESRVSQIHSQAALRLRGRLSEWRHEDGS; this comes from the coding sequence ATGACATTGACGAAAAATCTGGGAATCTATAACCAGAGTGGCGTAAAGAGTTCCTCAGAACTGATTGAGGCGCATGCGCCCCTGGTCAAGAAAATAGCTCTTCATCTACTTGCCCGGCTGCCGGCCTCTGTGCAGCTGGACGACCTTATGCAGGCCGGCATGATTGGATTGCTGGAGGCTGCCCAACGCTATAGTTCCACCAAAGGCGCTACCTTCGAGACATATGCCGGTATACGCATTCGCGGTTCTATGGTGGATGAGATCCGTAAAGGTGACTGGGTGCCCCGCTCGGTCCACCGGAATGCCCGCCGGGTTAGCCAGGCAATCAGGACAGTTGAAAACCGTATGGGGCGCGAGGCCCAGGACGCGGAGGTTGCCGAAGAACTCGGTATGGAGCTTTCTGAATACCACTCTACTTTGTCCGATGCGAGCAGTGGCCGACTTTTTAGCCTTGATGAGCTCAATGAATCCGGAGACCTGCCGATAGAAGAAACAGAGACCAGAGATAATCCTCTGGACGGGCTGGCTTCAGATTCTTTCCGGAGCAGTCTGGCCGCGGCCATTGAGCAGCTTCCGGAGCGTGAAAAGCTGGTTCTGAGCCTGTATTACCAGGAGGAACTGAATCTCAAGGAAATTGGCGCTGTGCTGGGTGTCAGTGAAAGCAGAGTCAGCCAGATTCACAGTCAGGCGGCGTTGAGGCTGCGTGGCAGGCTCTCGGAATGGCGCCATGAAGATGGCAGTTAG
- the cheY gene encoding chemotaxis response regulator CheY, producing MDKNMKILIVDDFSTMRRIIKNLLRDLGFTNTDEADDGNTALPMLKSGKYDFLVTDWNMPGMSGFDLLKAVRADDSLKTLPVLMVTAEAKRDQIVAAAQAGVNGYVVKPFTAAVLKEKIEKIFERIQ from the coding sequence TTGGACAAGAACATGAAGATTCTCATTGTGGACGATTTCTCCACAATGCGACGGATTATCAAGAACCTGCTCCGTGATCTGGGCTTTACAAATACGGATGAAGCGGATGACGGCAACACTGCTCTGCCCATGCTGAAAAGCGGCAAGTACGATTTTCTGGTGACAGACTGGAATATGCCTGGAATGTCTGGCTTTGACCTGCTTAAAGCGGTACGTGCGGATGACAGCCTGAAGACCCTCCCTGTTCTGATGGTGACGGCTGAAGCCAAGCGCGACCAGATTGTGGCTGCTGCCCAGGCCGGCGTTAATGGGTATGTTGTAAAGCCTTTCACCGCAGCCGTTCTCAAAGAAAAAATTGAGAAGATCTTTGAACGAATCCAGTAA
- a CDS encoding protein phosphatase CheZ, with amino-acid sequence MSDNKKIHRGLEPEVTEKLRHQAAELNQSIESGDYARAMVLINELGEVRDQSLYREVGRLTRTLHESIRNFQIDPRSAEQKEVLSMMTDASDRLAYVVQMTGQAANRTMDLVEESMPVANAVRDEASALREEWQRLRRREMQPAEFRELYGRIDNFFVSLTKDADTIYSSLSEILLAQDFQDLTGQVIQRVTTLVKDVEEQMLSLVVMASHVDQLTGTVHQIDNEEVSAEQGVGPQMKAEEREDVVSGQNDVDDLLSSLGF; translated from the coding sequence ATGAGCGATAACAAAAAGATCCACCGCGGTCTCGAGCCGGAAGTAACTGAAAAGCTTCGACATCAAGCGGCGGAACTCAATCAGAGCATTGAAAGCGGGGATTATGCCCGTGCCATGGTTCTGATTAATGAATTAGGCGAGGTCCGGGATCAGAGTCTGTATCGGGAAGTTGGCCGGCTGACCCGTACGCTTCATGAATCAATCCGCAATTTTCAAATAGATCCACGCAGTGCCGAACAGAAAGAAGTTCTGTCGATGATGACAGACGCCTCAGACCGGCTCGCTTACGTGGTTCAGATGACTGGCCAGGCTGCCAACCGCACCATGGATCTGGTTGAAGAAAGTATGCCAGTTGCAAACGCAGTACGTGACGAAGCCTCTGCTTTGCGGGAGGAATGGCAACGCCTGCGCCGTCGTGAGATGCAACCGGCAGAGTTTCGTGAGCTGTATGGCCGGATTGATAATTTTTTTGTGAGCCTGACCAAGGACGCAGACACCATCTATAGCAGTCTTTCGGAAATTCTGTTGGCACAGGATTTCCAGGACCTGACCGGACAGGTCATCCAGCGCGTAACGACACTGGTCAAAGACGTGGAAGAACAGATGCTCAGCCTGGTGGTTATGGCCAGCCATGTTGATCAGCTCACTGGTACTGTGCATCAGATTGACAATGAAGAAGTGTCTGCTGAGCAGGGTGTGGGGCCTCAGATGAAGGCTGAAGAGCGTGAAGATGTAGTCTCGGGACAAAACGACGTAGATGACCTGTTGTCCAGTCTCGGTTTCTGA
- a CDS encoding chemotaxis protein CheA — MAFDADDEILQDFLVEAGEILEKLSEQLVDLEQHPDDSDLLNAIFRGFHTVKGGAGFLQLDALVNCCHSAENVFDILRNHKRKVDSELMDVVLEVLDHVNAMFEQVRNREELTFAPVELIAALDALALPQDATAQSAGQEPGSEQEGLPAASSDGGDITDDEFEQLLDALQADTPSPVTDSKLPAGKSDEAGDDITDDEFEALLDELHGKGNFVAQSAPEAEADAPAAGNPGTDSGSGLISDDEFEKLLDELHGKGGSPTTGNSGKKPAGPAQEKAEPAKAGTEKDRSDSQPDIPVPAKKVPARKDTPAASPREQAPVAETTVRVDTKRLDDIMNMVGELVLVRNRLQRLGSASEDEHMHKAVSSLDVVTTDLQAAVMQTRMQPIKKVFGRFPRVVRDLARSMKKEVNLVMHGEDTDLDKNLVEALSDPLVHLVRNSVDHGIEAPDVREKAGKPRQGTVTLSAEQEGDHILLSIDDDGAGMDPEVLRRKAVEKGIYDQDAADRLTETECFNLIFAAGFSTKEQISDVSGRGVGMDVVKTKIGQLNGQLSIVSELGKGSRIIIKVPLTLAIMPTLMIMLGDQSFALPLVNVVEIFHLNLSRTNIVDGRECIVVRDKVFPLFHIKRWLVKGSAGNVDPENGHVVIVAMGTRQVGFVVDQLVGQEEVVIKPLGRGLQGTPGMAGATITGDGRIALIIDVPSLLQHYS, encoded by the coding sequence ATGGCGTTTGATGCCGATGATGAGATCCTGCAGGACTTTCTTGTAGAGGCCGGAGAGATTCTCGAAAAGTTGTCTGAACAACTTGTCGATCTTGAGCAACACCCTGATGACAGCGATCTTCTCAACGCCATCTTTCGTGGGTTTCATACCGTCAAGGGTGGTGCAGGCTTTCTTCAGCTTGATGCTCTGGTCAATTGTTGCCACTCGGCAGAGAACGTTTTCGATATTCTGCGCAACCATAAGCGGAAGGTGGATTCGGAACTTATGGATGTGGTCCTGGAAGTCCTGGATCACGTTAATGCCATGTTTGAGCAAGTCCGCAATCGCGAAGAGCTGACGTTCGCACCTGTTGAACTGATTGCTGCACTGGACGCTCTGGCTTTGCCTCAGGATGCTACTGCGCAGAGCGCCGGCCAGGAGCCAGGCTCTGAACAGGAAGGCCTCCCGGCAGCTTCCTCTGATGGTGGTGACATCACTGACGATGAGTTTGAACAGCTGCTGGATGCTTTGCAGGCGGATACGCCCAGTCCCGTGACTGACAGCAAACTGCCGGCTGGCAAAAGTGATGAAGCTGGCGATGACATAACAGATGACGAATTTGAAGCTTTACTGGATGAACTTCACGGTAAGGGTAATTTTGTCGCTCAGTCGGCTCCCGAAGCAGAGGCCGACGCTCCGGCTGCGGGTAACCCGGGAACAGACAGCGGTAGTGGGCTGATCAGCGACGACGAATTTGAAAAGCTCCTGGACGAACTCCATGGCAAGGGTGGCAGCCCGACAACCGGCAACTCCGGCAAAAAGCCAGCCGGGCCTGCTCAGGAAAAAGCTGAACCCGCTAAAGCAGGTACTGAGAAGGACAGGAGTGACTCCCAGCCGGATATCCCTGTGCCGGCCAAGAAAGTTCCGGCCAGGAAAGATACCCCGGCGGCTTCCCCAAGGGAGCAGGCTCCGGTAGCAGAAACCACCGTCCGCGTTGATACCAAACGTCTGGACGATATCATGAATATGGTAGGAGAGCTGGTGCTGGTGCGTAACCGGTTGCAGCGCCTGGGTTCTGCAAGTGAAGACGAGCATATGCACAAGGCAGTCTCCAGCCTTGATGTTGTGACTACCGATCTTCAGGCGGCTGTAATGCAAACCCGGATGCAGCCTATCAAGAAAGTGTTCGGTCGCTTCCCTCGTGTTGTTCGCGATCTTGCGCGCAGCATGAAAAAAGAAGTGAATCTGGTCATGCACGGTGAGGATACGGATCTCGACAAAAATCTCGTCGAAGCCCTTTCTGACCCGCTTGTTCACCTGGTCCGGAACTCGGTGGATCACGGTATTGAAGCTCCGGATGTGCGCGAAAAAGCCGGCAAGCCAAGGCAGGGTACAGTCACCCTTTCTGCGGAGCAGGAAGGTGATCATATTCTTCTTTCCATTGATGACGATGGCGCCGGAATGGATCCTGAAGTACTGCGACGCAAAGCAGTAGAAAAAGGAATCTACGACCAGGATGCTGCTGACCGCCTGACAGAAACCGAGTGCTTTAACCTGATTTTTGCAGCAGGTTTCTCCACCAAAGAACAGATTTCTGACGTTTCCGGTCGTGGTGTTGGTATGGACGTGGTCAAGACCAAGATCGGTCAGCTCAACGGCCAGCTCAGTATTGTTTCAGAATTGGGCAAAGGCTCACGCATTATTATCAAAGTACCTCTGACGCTGGCGATCATGCCAACGCTGATGATTATGCTTGGTGATCAGTCCTTTGCCCTGCCTCTGGTGAATGTAGTGGAAATTTTCCACCTGAACCTGAGTCGCACCAACATAGTTGATGGCCGGGAATGTATCGTTGTGCGCGATAAGGTATTCCCCCTGTTTCATATAAAACGCTGGCTGGTGAAAGGTTCGGCAGGCAATGTTGATCCTGAAAACGGGCATGTAGTGATCGTGGCCATGGGTACCCGGCAGGTTGGTTTTGTTGTTGATCAACTGGTGGGCCAGGAAGAGGTGGTTATCAAGCCTCTTGGGCGTGGGCTTCAGGGCACACCGGGTATGGCTGGCGCAACAATTACCGGCGATGGCCGCATTGCGCTCATTATTGATGTACCCAGCCTGCTGCAGCATTACAGCTGA
- a CDS encoding protein-glutamate methylesterase/protein-glutamine glutaminase: MTVSVLVVDDSGFFRKRLTAILTASGQIRVVGVASNGREGVELAESLRPDVITMDYEMPVMDGISAVREIMKTHPVPVLMFSSLTYEGARVTLDALEAGAVDFLPKNFEEIARDGSQLQKILIDRVLDVARSRPVGRVMPAPTRSRESVKPAAKTAAPAPGPVPKPAVPSRQEQSPQPARPSRKGPARHYAVVGIGTSTGGPVALQRVLAALPAAFPSPIVLVQHMPASFTPAFAERLNKLCRIEVRQAEDGDMLQPGLALLAPGGKQMMIENRGGRPRVRILPGDERLNYRPCVDVTFGSLARSFPGKTLGVILTGMGADGREGCRMMKQSGSQIWSQDEKSSVIYGMPMAVAKAGLSDEVLALDDVAPRLIEGVC, encoded by the coding sequence ATGACAGTTTCTGTCCTGGTCGTTGATGATTCAGGGTTCTTCCGCAAACGGCTGACGGCGATACTGACTGCGTCCGGGCAAATCCGCGTGGTGGGTGTTGCTTCCAATGGCCGTGAAGGCGTAGAACTGGCCGAATCGCTGCGTCCGGATGTCATTACGATGGATTACGAGATGCCGGTGATGGACGGTATTTCGGCCGTGCGCGAGATTATGAAGACGCATCCGGTACCTGTGTTGATGTTTTCTTCTCTGACATATGAAGGTGCCAGAGTTACGCTGGACGCGCTCGAAGCCGGTGCCGTGGATTTTCTGCCCAAGAACTTTGAAGAAATTGCCCGGGATGGCAGTCAACTACAGAAAATACTGATTGATCGCGTGTTGGATGTTGCACGTAGCCGGCCTGTAGGTCGTGTTATGCCTGCGCCAACGCGCTCCCGGGAATCTGTAAAGCCGGCTGCAAAGACTGCTGCTCCGGCTCCCGGGCCAGTGCCAAAACCTGCTGTTCCGAGCCGCCAGGAGCAATCCCCGCAGCCCGCACGTCCTTCCCGAAAAGGCCCGGCGCGCCACTATGCTGTTGTCGGGATCGGAACCTCTACCGGAGGCCCGGTTGCACTCCAGCGCGTGCTGGCGGCATTGCCGGCGGCGTTTCCTTCACCAATTGTGTTGGTGCAACATATGCCCGCGAGCTTCACTCCGGCGTTTGCGGAGAGGCTTAATAAACTTTGCAGGATCGAAGTCCGCCAGGCTGAGGATGGCGATATGCTTCAGCCCGGGCTGGCGTTGCTTGCCCCGGGTGGCAAACAGATGATGATTGAAAACCGGGGTGGTCGGCCACGGGTACGTATTTTGCCGGGAGACGAGCGCTTGAACTACCGGCCTTGCGTAGATGTCACCTTTGGCTCTCTGGCCCGTTCCTTCCCCGGCAAAACCCTTGGTGTGATCCTTACGGGAATGGGAGCGGACGGCAGGGAGGGCTGTCGCATGATGAAGCAAAGCGGATCTCAAATCTGGTCTCAGGATGAAAAATCCTCAGTGATCTATGGCATGCCCATGGCTGTTGCTAAAGCTGGCCTGAGTGATGAAGTTCTGGCTCTGGATGACGTAGCTCCCCGATTGATTGAAGGTGTCTGCTGA
- a CDS encoding flagellar motor protein, whose translation MDVLSLLGVVLAFAAILGGNLLEGGALSSLFNGPAAIIVIGGTLAATILQTSWPTLKRACAQARWVFVPPFISIEDGIGKVIDWSVKARKQGLLGLEGLAEKEPEDFARKGLQLLVDGAETETIRSIMEIDLDCREQRDLEAAKVFEAMGGYSPTIGIIGAVMGLIQVMTNLEDPQSLGSGIATAFVATIYGVALANLFFFPVANKLRGLVKERSRYEDMMIDGIIAIAEGENPKSIELRLRGFLQ comes from the coding sequence ATGGATGTCCTCAGTCTGCTGGGTGTCGTTCTGGCATTTGCAGCCATTCTTGGGGGCAACCTGCTGGAAGGTGGTGCGCTGAGCTCACTCTTCAATGGCCCGGCGGCCATTATCGTTATTGGTGGCACTCTGGCGGCGACCATTCTTCAGACCTCCTGGCCGACGTTGAAACGGGCCTGTGCCCAGGCCAGATGGGTGTTTGTCCCGCCCTTTATCAGTATCGAAGATGGTATTGGCAAGGTGATCGACTGGAGTGTGAAGGCCCGGAAACAGGGGCTTCTGGGGCTTGAGGGGCTGGCCGAGAAAGAGCCGGAAGATTTTGCCCGCAAAGGTTTGCAGCTACTGGTGGACGGGGCTGAAACAGAAACTATCCGAAGCATCATGGAAATTGACCTGGATTGTCGGGAGCAACGGGATCTGGAAGCTGCCAAGGTGTTTGAAGCCATGGGCGGATACTCGCCGACGATCGGCATCATTGGCGCAGTTATGGGGCTGATTCAGGTAATGACTAACCTTGAAGATCCCCAGTCGCTCGGCAGTGGCATTGCCACTGCTTTTGTGGCAACTATCTACGGGGTAGCACTGGCAAACCTGTTTTTCTTTCCAGTTGCCAACAAGTTGCGGGGTCTGGTTAAAGAGCGCTCAAGATACGAAGACATGATGATCGATGGCATTATCGCCATCGCGGAGGGTGAGAACCCGAAATCCATTGAATTGCGTCTGCGGGGCTTCCTGCAGTAA
- the motD gene encoding flagellar motor protein MotD, whose product MRRRRQPQDDLHNKERWLISYADFITLLFAFFVVMYSVSSVNEGKYKVLSETLTGVFNAPQRSFQPIEVGDQPRRPAVSVSEDVIPPVVTEAPRNPEQDARERTEDLRDMANQLEIEFGDLINRGVVTLETNDRWLALNLPDSLLFGSGDAEPHYDAFGVIEKISGVLRNRDNAVKVEGFTDNQPIRTPRFPSNWELSAARAAAVVRMLDMEGIEPERLAAVGYGQHQPVARNDTEEGRRRNRRVVLLISRDASIRGVMR is encoded by the coding sequence ATGCGGCGTCGCAGGCAACCACAGGATGATTTGCACAACAAGGAACGTTGGCTGATTTCCTATGCGGATTTCATAACCCTGCTATTTGCTTTTTTTGTAGTGATGTACTCGGTGTCGTCGGTAAATGAAGGCAAGTACAAGGTACTCTCAGAAACCTTAACCGGGGTTTTTAACGCGCCTCAGAGATCCTTTCAGCCCATTGAAGTGGGTGATCAGCCCCGCCGCCCTGCGGTGAGTGTCTCGGAGGATGTTATTCCTCCAGTCGTGACGGAAGCGCCCAGAAATCCGGAGCAGGATGCCCGGGAGCGTACGGAAGATCTGCGAGACATGGCAAACCAGCTCGAGATAGAGTTTGGTGATCTGATCAATCGTGGCGTCGTTACTCTGGAAACCAACGACCGCTGGCTGGCGCTTAACTTACCGGACAGTTTGTTATTCGGTAGCGGTGATGCCGAGCCGCATTACGACGCGTTTGGTGTTATCGAGAAGATCTCAGGGGTTCTCCGGAACAGGGATAACGCAGTAAAAGTTGAAGGATTTACCGACAACCAGCCAATTCGTACGCCCCGCTTTCCCTCGAATTGGGAGTTGTCAGCGGCTCGGGCTGCTGCAGTCGTGCGCATGTTGGATATGGAAGGTATCGAACCTGAACGGCTTGCGGCAGTTGGATACGGACAGCATCAGCCTGTAGCTCGCAATGACACTGAAGAAGGGCGTCGGAGAAACCGGCGTGTCGTGCTTCTTATTTCCCGCGATGCCAGTATCCGGGGTGTCATGCGCTAG
- a CDS encoding ParA family protein codes for MRIWAVANQKGGVGKTTSVVALGGLLAERGKRVLVVDLDPHGSLTSWFGYDPDTLAHSVFDLFQHQGKVPEGLPAQLITETSCPGLALLPASTALATLERRMVGVEGMGLIVSRALAQLWDDFDYVILDNTPSLGVLMVNALAAAQHLVIPVQTEFLAIKGLERMLHTLQMIMRSQKNQLPYTIVPTMFDRRTQASVKSLNLLRKTYQDNLWKFAVPVDTKFRDASQSGNVPSKLDSQTHGVRAYRHLLDDLLARTGTLKERQHG; via the coding sequence GTGCGAATCTGGGCAGTAGCCAATCAGAAAGGTGGTGTGGGTAAAACCACCTCGGTAGTCGCTTTAGGCGGTTTGCTGGCAGAACGCGGTAAGCGCGTCCTCGTAGTTGATCTTGATCCCCATGGCTCTCTGACCAGTTGGTTCGGATACGACCCGGACACGCTTGCCCACAGTGTTTTTGACCTGTTTCAACATCAGGGCAAGGTACCTGAAGGTCTTCCCGCCCAGCTTATTACAGAAACCAGTTGTCCCGGGCTGGCTCTGCTGCCAGCGAGTACGGCACTGGCTACTCTGGAGCGCCGCATGGTTGGCGTTGAGGGGATGGGGCTTATCGTTTCCCGGGCTCTTGCCCAGCTGTGGGACGATTTCGACTACGTTATTCTGGATAATACACCGTCGCTGGGTGTGCTTATGGTCAATGCACTGGCAGCCGCGCAACATCTTGTTATTCCAGTACAAACAGAGTTTCTCGCCATCAAGGGTCTTGAGCGTATGCTGCATACCTTGCAGATGATTATGCGCTCCCAGAAAAACCAGTTGCCCTATACCATCGTGCCTACAATGTTCGACCGCCGCACCCAGGCTTCAGTCAAGAGCCTTAACCTGTTGCGAAAAACCTACCAGGACAACCTGTGGAAGTTTGCGGTGCCCGTTGATACAAAATTCCGCGACGCAAGCCAGTCGGGCAATGTGCCATCGAAACTGGACTCGCAAACCCATGGTGTCCGCGCCTACCGGCATTTGCTGGATGATTTACTGGCGCGGACGGGGACTTTAAAGGAACGTCAGCATGGCTGA
- a CDS encoding chemotaxis protein CheW: MADEKLTSLADPASAIASYLDELLHTATDIALHEEIREPEPELMPEPEPEPEPEPEPRPIVAKPRQTAQRQEPVTAVASTPEPMPEPDTLPTRPEWSERPFECLIFTVAGLQLAVPLVLLGAIHQIEGDIRSIPGSPRWYMGIQSGAHQNLRVVDTAEWIMAGRVPVNARDNYRFVIRLDNSEWGLACDDVAQSFTLSPDNVRWRTARSKRPWLAGTVIEQMCALVDVRTMANLLVRAEREQHLDLS; this comes from the coding sequence ATGGCTGACGAAAAATTGACAAGCCTGGCGGACCCGGCCAGTGCGATTGCCAGTTATCTGGACGAATTACTGCATACGGCAACGGATATAGCTCTGCATGAAGAGATTCGTGAGCCAGAGCCAGAATTAATGCCAGAGCCAGAGCCAGAGCCAGAGCCAGAGCCAGAGCCACGGCCGATAGTGGCAAAGCCGCGGCAAACTGCCCAGAGACAAGAGCCTGTTACTGCTGTAGCTTCAACACCTGAGCCCATGCCAGAGCCGGACACGCTTCCAACTCGCCCGGAGTGGTCGGAGCGCCCGTTCGAATGTCTGATTTTTACTGTGGCCGGTCTGCAACTGGCTGTACCTCTTGTTTTGTTGGGCGCTATTCATCAGATCGAAGGTGACATCCGGTCGATTCCTGGCAGTCCTCGCTGGTATATGGGGATACAATCGGGCGCACATCAGAATCTGCGGGTTGTGGATACGGCGGAGTGGATTATGGCTGGAAGAGTGCCGGTCAATGCCCGGGACAACTACCGTTTTGTGATCCGGCTGGATAACAGCGAGTGGGGACTGGCCTGTGATGATGTGGCTCAGTCGTTCACTCTAAGCCCGGATAACGTGCGCTGGCGTACAGCTCGCAGCAAGCGTCCCTGGCTGGCAGGAACCGTTATTGAACAGATGTGTGCTCTGGTGGATGTGCGCACCATGGCAAATTTGCTTGTACGTGCAGAGCGGGAGCAGCATCTTGATCTGAGCTGA